In Pseudophryne corroboree isolate aPseCor3 chromosome 7, aPseCor3.hap2, whole genome shotgun sequence, a single window of DNA contains:
- the MAZ gene encoding myc-associated zinc finger protein isoform X2 — MDANWTSFIFQTPPPPPAEPLQVELLPVLATVAGQPDGSLTQTMVHTMAPQHPSTVDTAALKQVVPGLSIPQQMAPSPVTSQPSPVSTALPLHSVMELPKKSKSRGPYICSLCSKEFKNGYNLRRHEAIHTGTKPARAQPAVKMPTMVPLSLLSVAGTLGGAETLEVPTSPSTLSLPGPSPTAKKVRKNHACEMCGKAFRDVYHLNRHKLSHSDEKPYSCHVCQQRFKRKDRMTYHVRSHDGTVHKPYICSHCGKGFSRPDHLNSHVRQVHSTERPFKCQTCEAAFATKDRLRAHMVRHEEKVPCHVCGKLLSAAYITDHMKVHNQGPNHVCELCNKGTCQVCPLSDPTAAVTAVLPNSGVPGMMSTQPW, encoded by the exons atggATGCAAACTGGACCAGCTTTATATTCCAG acccctcctccgcCCCCTGCTGAACCTCTACAAGTTGAACTTTTACCTGTTCTAGCTACTGTTGCTGGCCAGCCAGATGGATCCCTCACCCAGACAATGGTGCACACCATGGCACCCCAGCACCCTTCCACTGTCGACACCGCTGCCCTCAAACAGGTGGTGCCTGGCCTGTCCATTCCCCAGCAGATGGCACCATCCCCTGTTACGTCCCAGCCTTCCCCCGTCTCTACGGCTCTCCCTTTGCACTCGGTCATGGAACTACCCAAGAAATCTAAGAGCCGGGGCCCCTATATATGTTCCCTGTGCTCCAAAGAGTTTAAAAACGGCTACAACTTGAGAAGGCACGAAGCTATCCACACGGGTACTAAACCTGCCAGAGCCCAACCTGCCGTCAAGATGCCTACCATGGTGCCCCTCAGTTTGCTAAGTGTTGCTGGAACCCTTGGTGGGGCTGAGACCCTGGAGGTTCCTACCTCTCCTTCCACACTTTCTCTCCCGGGGCCTTCCCCCACGGCGAAGAAGGTGCGGAAGAACCATGCGTGTGAGATGTGTGGGAAAGCCTTCAGAGATGTTTACCACCTGAACCGGCACAAATTGTCGCACTCAGACGAGAAGCCCTACTCCTGCCACGTGTGTCAGCAGCGCTTCAAACGCAAGGACCGCATGACCTACCACGTCCGCTCCCACGATGGGACCGTACACAAGCCCTACATCTGCAGCCACTGTGGAAAAGGATTCTCACG TCCTGATCATTTGAACAGTCACGTCAGACAAGTTCACTCCACAGAGCGCCCTTTTAAATGCCAG ACCTGTGAAGCTGCCTTCGCCACGAAGGACCGCCTGAGAGCCCACATGGTGCGACACGAGGAGAAGGTTCCGTGTCACGTGTGCGGGAAGCTGCTCAGTGCTGCGTACATCACCGACCACATGAAGGTTCACAACCAGGGCCCCAACCACGTGTGTGAGCTGTGCAACAAAG GGACTTGCCAGGTCTGCCCTCTGTCAGATCCTACGGCCGCTGTGACTGCCGTGCTCCCGAATTCCGGAGTCCCTGGAATGATGTCTACTCAGCCCTGGTGA
- the MAZ gene encoding myc-associated zinc finger protein isoform X1, translating into MDANWTSFIFQTPPPPPAEPLQVELLPVLATVAGQPDGSLTQTMVHTMAPQHPSTVDTAALKQVVPGLSIPQQMAPSPVTSQPSPVSTALPLHSVMELPKKSKSRGPYICSLCSKEFKNGYNLRRHEAIHTGTKPARAQPAVKMPTMVPLSLLSVAGTLGGAETLEVPTSPSTLSLPGPSPTAKKVRKNHACEMCGKAFRDVYHLNRHKLSHSDEKPYSCHVCQQRFKRKDRMTYHVRSHDGTVHKPYICSHCGKGFSRPDHLNSHVRQVHSTERPFKCQTCEAAFATKDRLRAHMVRHEEKVPCHVCGKLLSAAYITDHMKVHNQGPNHVCELCNKGFATAAYLRVHSVKHHGLVCPRADSFLCKLCSVHCKTLAQLSGHMHTHVMAGATGLAEGPTLQ; encoded by the exons atggATGCAAACTGGACCAGCTTTATATTCCAG acccctcctccgcCCCCTGCTGAACCTCTACAAGTTGAACTTTTACCTGTTCTAGCTACTGTTGCTGGCCAGCCAGATGGATCCCTCACCCAGACAATGGTGCACACCATGGCACCCCAGCACCCTTCCACTGTCGACACCGCTGCCCTCAAACAGGTGGTGCCTGGCCTGTCCATTCCCCAGCAGATGGCACCATCCCCTGTTACGTCCCAGCCTTCCCCCGTCTCTACGGCTCTCCCTTTGCACTCGGTCATGGAACTACCCAAGAAATCTAAGAGCCGGGGCCCCTATATATGTTCCCTGTGCTCCAAAGAGTTTAAAAACGGCTACAACTTGAGAAGGCACGAAGCTATCCACACGGGTACTAAACCTGCCAGAGCCCAACCTGCCGTCAAGATGCCTACCATGGTGCCCCTCAGTTTGCTAAGTGTTGCTGGAACCCTTGGTGGGGCTGAGACCCTGGAGGTTCCTACCTCTCCTTCCACACTTTCTCTCCCGGGGCCTTCCCCCACGGCGAAGAAGGTGCGGAAGAACCATGCGTGTGAGATGTGTGGGAAAGCCTTCAGAGATGTTTACCACCTGAACCGGCACAAATTGTCGCACTCAGACGAGAAGCCCTACTCCTGCCACGTGTGTCAGCAGCGCTTCAAACGCAAGGACCGCATGACCTACCACGTCCGCTCCCACGATGGGACCGTACACAAGCCCTACATCTGCAGCCACTGTGGAAAAGGATTCTCACG TCCTGATCATTTGAACAGTCACGTCAGACAAGTTCACTCCACAGAGCGCCCTTTTAAATGCCAG ACCTGTGAAGCTGCCTTCGCCACGAAGGACCGCCTGAGAGCCCACATGGTGCGACACGAGGAGAAGGTTCCGTGTCACGTGTGCGGGAAGCTGCTCAGTGCTGCGTACATCACCGACCACATGAAGGTTCACAACCAGGGCCCCAACCACGTGTGTGAGCTGTGCAACAAAG GTTTTGCCACAGCCGCGTACCTGCGTGTCCACTCGGTGAAGCACCACGGTCTGGTGTGCCCGCGGGCAGACAGCTTCCTCTGCAAGTTGTGCAGCGTACACTGCAAAACCCTGGCACAGCTGAGCggccacatgcacacacacgtcATGGCGGGGGCTACGGGGCTTGCCGAGGGGCCAACGCTGCAGTGA
- the MAZ gene encoding myc-associated zinc finger protein isoform X3: MVHTMAPQHPSTVDTAALKQVVPGLSIPQQMAPSPVTSQPSPVSTALPLHSVMELPKKSKSRGPYICSLCSKEFKNGYNLRRHEAIHTGTKPARAQPAVKMPTMVPLSLLSVAGTLGGAETLEVPTSPSTLSLPGPSPTAKKVRKNHACEMCGKAFRDVYHLNRHKLSHSDEKPYSCHVCQQRFKRKDRMTYHVRSHDGTVHKPYICSHCGKGFSRPDHLNSHVRQVHSTERPFKCQTCEAAFATKDRLRAHMVRHEEKVPCHVCGKLLSAAYITDHMKVHNQGPNHVCELCNKGFATAAYLRVHSVKHHGLVCPRADSFLCKLCSVHCKTLAQLSGHMHTHVMAGATGLAEGPTLQ, from the exons ATGGTGCACACCATGGCACCCCAGCACCCTTCCACTGTCGACACCGCTGCCCTCAAACAGGTGGTGCCTGGCCTGTCCATTCCCCAGCAGATGGCACCATCCCCTGTTACGTCCCAGCCTTCCCCCGTCTCTACGGCTCTCCCTTTGCACTCGGTCATGGAACTACCCAAGAAATCTAAGAGCCGGGGCCCCTATATATGTTCCCTGTGCTCCAAAGAGTTTAAAAACGGCTACAACTTGAGAAGGCACGAAGCTATCCACACGGGTACTAAACCTGCCAGAGCCCAACCTGCCGTCAAGATGCCTACCATGGTGCCCCTCAGTTTGCTAAGTGTTGCTGGAACCCTTGGTGGGGCTGAGACCCTGGAGGTTCCTACCTCTCCTTCCACACTTTCTCTCCCGGGGCCTTCCCCCACGGCGAAGAAGGTGCGGAAGAACCATGCGTGTGAGATGTGTGGGAAAGCCTTCAGAGATGTTTACCACCTGAACCGGCACAAATTGTCGCACTCAGACGAGAAGCCCTACTCCTGCCACGTGTGTCAGCAGCGCTTCAAACGCAAGGACCGCATGACCTACCACGTCCGCTCCCACGATGGGACCGTACACAAGCCCTACATCTGCAGCCACTGTGGAAAAGGATTCTCACG TCCTGATCATTTGAACAGTCACGTCAGACAAGTTCACTCCACAGAGCGCCCTTTTAAATGCCAG ACCTGTGAAGCTGCCTTCGCCACGAAGGACCGCCTGAGAGCCCACATGGTGCGACACGAGGAGAAGGTTCCGTGTCACGTGTGCGGGAAGCTGCTCAGTGCTGCGTACATCACCGACCACATGAAGGTTCACAACCAGGGCCCCAACCACGTGTGTGAGCTGTGCAACAAAG GTTTTGCCACAGCCGCGTACCTGCGTGTCCACTCGGTGAAGCACCACGGTCTGGTGTGCCCGCGGGCAGACAGCTTCCTCTGCAAGTTGTGCAGCGTACACTGCAAAACCCTGGCACAGCTGAGCggccacatgcacacacacgtcATGGCGGGGGCTACGGGGCTTGCCGAGGGGCCAACGCTGCAGTGA